Within Microterricola gilva, the genomic segment GGCGCACGATCGTCGCGATCGACGGCGCGCTGCAGAGCGGCAAGACGGCGTTCGGCGACGACCTCGCCGCGGTGCTGGAGGAGCGCAAACACCCGGTGTTCCGGGCGAGCCTGGAATGGTTCCACCGCTCTCGCGATGAGCAGGCGAAGTTCGGCGAGGAAACCGCTGAGCGCTATTACCGCTACGGCTTCGACTACTCACTGCTGCGCCGGGTGTTGATCGAACCGTTTCGGATGGGCGGCAGCACCGGCTTCGTGACGAAGGCGTTCGACCCCAGGCGCGGCATCCAGGTGCTGCCGAAGTGGGAGACGGGCCCGATCGACGCGACGCTGATCATCGACGGCCGTTTCATCAACCGACCGGAGCTGCGCGGCCTCTGGAACTACAGCGTCTTCCTCGACAGCGCACCGGTCGATGGGCCGGACGGGGATGCCGACAGGCTCTACTTCGCCGAGGCCTCCCCGCGCACGCAGGCAACGGCGATCATCGACAACTCCGAGCCGGCGCTGCCCCGCCGCATCTTCGCCGACAGCTGCTGAGCACCACGGGCCAGCGGGCGCTGAGACTCAGCCGAAGGCGTTGATGCGACCGATGGCGTGCGCGGCGGAGAGGAACTCGCCGCTCTGCTCGACCTCGTGCACGAGCGCGGTGATCGCGGCGTTCACAGGTGTTGCGACCCCGGCGACCAGGCCGGCCCGCTCGACGGCACCGTTCAGGTAGTCGATCTCGGTGCGCTGCCCACGGCGGAGGCTTTGCTGGGTCGACCCAAGGTTCGGCACGTTGCCCATCCGCCGCTTCATCGACAGCGGCAGCAGCTGGCCGAGCCACAGCGGCATGTGCGCGAACAGGCGGAGCCGCGCGTCGCTGAGCCGTTGCAGCGAACCGAAGCGCACGCCGCTGGCGATGCCGACCTGCACGGCCTCGCGCATGCTGCGGGTCAGCGCAATCCGGAGCCCGCGGTGGGCGACGACCTCCTGCACGGTGAGGCCCGTGATTGCCGGAAGGCCGTTGAGCATGTTGACGATGAGCTTGGTCCACTGCGCCCCGACGAAGTTGCTCTGGGCGATGACGGGCGCGGCCTCGGCGAGCACGCCCCGCCAGCGGAGCGTCTCGGCGTCGGCCGGCCCCGTTCCGCGCCCGAGGTAGCTCGGCGCCGCCGTCGTGACGCGCACCTCGCCCGGCGTCGTGTAGTTGGCCGCGATGATCACGAGCAGGCCGAAGCACTCCGAGTTCGGCAAGACGCGCTCTGCGGTCTGCACGCCGTCGAGGCCGTTCTGCACAACGATCACCGGCACGCCGTCGAGCCCGCCGCCGCCGTCGAGCGCCGCGGCACCCTCAAGAGCTGCGGCGTTCTGCACCAGCGCCTCTTCGGCATCCTGCGCCTTCGTGCAGAGCAGCACCAGATCGGGGCGTGCGCTGAGGGTCTCGGATGCCGCGACGCGCGCGTTGGCCACGCCGAAGCCTCCGCTCAGGCGGATCCCGCGCTCCCGGATCGCGCTGAGCTGCGCCCCGCGCGCGGTCACCTCGACCTCGTGGCCGGCTCGGCTGAGCAGCGCGGCAAAGGTGCCGCCGAGGGCACCGGCCCCGATCACCGCAATTCTCATGATTCGAGCGTAGAGGGTCGGCCGGCCGGGCACGGGGCCACACGAGCGCGATGTTAGCCTTGAGTCGTGAGCAGCAGCGGCATCCTCCTTCTCGACAAGCCGCAGGGCTGGACCAGTCACGACGCCGTGGCCAGGACAAGGCGTCTCGCGGGAACCCGCAAGGTCGGCCACGCCGGCACCCTCGATCCGATGGCCACCGGCCTGCTCGTCCTCGGGGTCGAGAGCTCGACCCGCCTGCTCACCTACGTCGTCGGACTCGACAAGGAATACCTGGCCACCATCCGCCTCGGTGCCGCGAGCACGACCGATGACGCAGAGGGCGAACTGATCGGCGCGGTGCCCGCGGCCCGCGCGGCCGACATCGACGAGGCGGCGATCGCGGCCGGCATCGAACGCCTCAGCGGCGACATCGAACAGGTGCCGAGCTCGATCAGCGCCATCAAGGTCGACGGCAAGCGCGCGTACGCGCTCGTGCGGGCAGGCGAAGAGGTGCAGCTGAAATCGCGCGCCGTCACCGTCTCCGAGTTCGAACTCCTCGGCAGCACCGTCGTCGACGGCTACCTCGACCTCGAGGTGCGGGTCGTCTGTTCCTCCGGCACCTACATCCGCGCCCTCGCCCGCGACCTCGGCGATGACCTCGGCGTCGGCGGCCACCTGACGGCACTCCGACGCACCCGGATCGGACCGTTCTCCGTCGCGGATGCCGGCGAGCTCGACTCGATCGACGTAGCCACCGCCCTGATCCCACCCGCCGACGCCGCGGCCCGACTGTTCGAGCGGCTCGAGCTCAGCGAGCAGCAGGCCATCGACCTCGGCCACGGCAAGCGCATCGAGGTGGACGCGGCCCAGCGCGGCAGCACCCAGCCGATCACGACGCCGGGCGCGTTGCGCGCGGCGATCGCGCCGGACGGCCGCCTCGTCGGCCTCCTCGAGCTGCGCGGAGCCGACGGCAGCATCGGCAAGTCCGTCGTCAACTTCCCGAGCGATGTGGTGGCCGGCGCATGATCGAGTGGTTCACCTATCTGCAGATCGCCGTCGCCGTGATCGCCGGGCTGATCGCCATCGTGCGCGGCCTCGCAGGCAAGCCCCCGAGCGACCTCGTGCTCGGCGCGCTCGGCGTCGTCGAGCTCCTGCTCATCGTGCAGCTGGTGATCGCGATCGTCGCACCGCTGACCGGCAACGAGGCGTCTGGCAGCGTGCTCGAGTTCTACGTCTACCTGATCTCGGCGATGCTGCTGCCGATCGCGGCCGGCTTCTGGGCGCTGATCGAACGGAGTCGCTGGAGCACCGTCATCCTCGGTGTCGCCGCCCTCTCCGTTGCCGTGATGCTCTACCGGATGCTGCAGATCTGGACCGTGCAGGGTGTGTGACGCGGGGCGCTCCCACTCCTGCGATAATTGACGACTGTGACTGTTCAGCCCTCCTCCCGTCCCCGAGTCGGCCGCTCAAGCGGAGTCGGTCGACTTCTGATCACGGTCTACGCCATTCTGGCGCTGGGCGCGACGGGGCGCTCGGTCGTGCAGATCATCGAACGCTTCGACACCGCGCCTCTGGCGTTCACCCTCTCGGCGATCGCGGCTCTGGTCTACATCGTCGCGACGATCGCCCTCATCGCGCCCGGCCCGGTGTGGAACAGGGTGGCGTGGATCGCGATCGGCTTCGAGGCCGTCGGAGTGATCGTCGTCGGCGCGCTGAGCATCGCGATGCCGGAGCTCTTCCCCGAGGCGACCGTGTGGTCGGTCTTCGGCATGGGCTACCTCTTCATTCCCCTTGTGCTGCCATGGCTCGGCCTGTGGTGGCTCGCCAGTGTGCGCGCGTCGGAACGCGCGGCCGCGACATCCGGGGCCGCATGATGCGGATCTTCTCCGGCGTCGAGCAGGTGCCAGCCGACTGGGCGCGCTCGGCGGTGAGCATCGGCAAGTTCGACGGTGTGCACGCCGGCCACCGCGCGTTGATCGACGCCATGCTGCGGGCGGCGGATGCCGAAACGCTCGCCTCGGTCGTCGTCACCTTCGACCGCAACCCGCTCGCCCTGCTCGCGCCGGACGACTGCCCGACGGCGCTCGTCAGCATCAGGCAGAAGCTCGACCTGCTGGCGGGGACAGGCGTCGACGCAACCCTCATGCTCAGCTTCGATGCGGCACTGGCCGCGCTGCCGGCCGAGGATTTCGTGCGCCTGATCCTCGTCGACACGCTGCACGCCGCACGCGTGCTCGTCGGCCATGACTTCCGCTTCGGGGCGCGGGGTGCAGGCAACGTCGAGCTGCTGCGCAGCATGGGCGCCGAGCTCGGCTTCGCCGTCGACGTCATCGACGATGTGCACCCGGACGGCGATCGGCGCATCTCCTCCACCTGGATCCGCGAGCTGCTCGACAGCGGCGACGTCGCCGGTGCCTCCCGCCTGCTCGGACACATCCCGACCGTGCGCGGCGAGGTCGTGCACGGGGCGGCACGCGGTCGCGAGCTCGGCTATCCGACCGCCAACCTCGCTGCCGAGTCCGAGGGCCTCGTTCCCGCTGACGGCGTCTACGCCGGGTGGCTCGTCGACGACGGCGTGCGTTTCCCCGCCGCCATCTCCGTCGGCAACAACCCGACATTCGAGGGCGTTCCGCACAAGCAGGTCGAGGCCTACGTGATCGACGAAGACCTCGATCTCTACGGGCACTGCGTCGAGGTCGAGTTCGCTGAGCGCATCCGCGGCATGGTCGCGTTCACCGGCATCGAGCCGCTGATCGAGCAGATCGGCGACGACGTCGAGAAGGCGCGCGCACTCCTCGCCACCGCCTGAGCCGCGGCCGGGCCGCGCGCCGCTCCGCCGTCGCCACCGCGCCATTCGGCCGCCCTGTTGTGTCAGTAACTCAGGCAGTCCGACAGCTCGCCCGCCAGACGGGGCGAATCCGGTCGCTGGGCCCCATCCTGCCTGAGTTACGGACGCGATGTGCGCGGCCGTCCGCGCGCTCGGCCGGCCTGCGCGCTCAGGCGCCGGGGACGCTGTGCGCGCGCCCGAACAGGAACAGCAGGATCGACTCTGCGTCCGACTCCAGCGCCGGCCCGAAGCCGACGCTCCACTCGGCGTCGACGGCGCGCAAACGGTGGCCACGGGCCGCCGCCTTCACCGCGTACGGCGCGCGCTGAAGCTGGTAGAGCGCGACGGAGCCGGAGGCGATCGGGCTGAGCCCGAGCGCGATGCCCTGCGGGCTCGCGATGTCGAGCGCTGCGCAGACGGATGCCGCCAGCTCGGCGACGCGGGCGTGGCCGGGCGCCGCAGCCAGGGCACGCAGCTCGGCGACGGCTGTCTCGGGGGAGCGGGCAGGACTCGCCCGCACGCGGAGCTCCAGGGCGCGCGCTGCCCGCAGCGGCGTGCGCAGCAGCTGGCGGCGGAGGGCGGCGCGGCGGACGCCGGGCGGGGTCTGCAGGCGCCAGAGCAGCACAGTGGCCGTCTCGGCCATCGAGCAGCCGGGGCGGGCGCTCTGCGCGTGCCAGTCGGCGGCCGGCATCCGTTCGATGATGTCGGCCAGACGGGTGAGCACCGCGCTCAGCTCCGCGGAGCGATCGGCGCTGAGCTGGGACTCGTCGCCGCGCTCGCGCTGGCTCAGCGGAAGGTGCTTGGCGAGATCGCTCATGCCAGCAAGCCTAGACTTCATAGGTGACCGATCAAGCCGCCCGACCTCTCTGGGCGGGGCGAACCCTCGCGCTGCTCGGCATCCTGCTCGTCGCCCTGAATCTGCGCACGGCCGTCGCGGCCCTCTCGCCGATCGCCGCCGAGATCACACAGGACATCCCGCTCTCGCCGATCGCCCTCGGCGTCCTCGGCATGCTCCCGCCTGTGTGCTTCGCGCTGTTCGGCATCCTCTCGCCCGTATTCACTCGGCGCTTCGGTCTCGAGCCGGTGCTCATCGCCGCGCTCGTCGCGATCGTCGTCGGCCACACGCTGCGCGGCCTCTCCGTGTCGCTGCCGATGCTGCTGCTCGGCAGCGCGATCACCTTCGCCGGCCTCGGAGTCGGCAATGTGCTGCTGCCGCCGCTGGTCAAGAAGTACTTCCCCGATCGCGTCGGCCTGATGACGACGCTCTACGCCACCGCGCTCTCCGTCGGCACTTTCATCCCGCCGCTCTTCGCCGTTCCCGTCGCGGAGGCCGCTGGCTGGCAGTTCTCGCTCGGCATGTGGGCCGTCTTCGGCATGCTCGCGCTGCTGCCGTGGGTGACGCTGATGATCGGACACCGCACGCGCGGCGCAGAACTCCCGGAGGAGGCGCGGCCGGAGCTCCTGGTGCGCGTCTGGCGGTCATCGCTCGGCTGGTCGCTCGCCGTCGTCTTCGCGACGTCCTCCCTCAACGCCTACGCGATGTTCGCCTGGCTGCCGGCGCTGCTCGTCGACACCGCGGGGCAGACGCCGGCAGAGGCGGGGGCGATGCTCTCGCTCTACGCCGCGATGGGGCTTCCGGCCGCACTCGTGATTCCCGTGCTCGCGGCGAGGCTCCGCCACATCGGGGTGCTCGTCTACCTCGGGGTCGCGTTCTTCATCGTCGGCTACCTGGGACTGCTGCTCGTTCCGGCAGAGCTCACCTGGCTGTGGGTGGCGTTGGCCGGGCTCGGGCCGCTGATCTTCCCGCTCTCGCTCGTGCTGATCAATCTGCGCACGCGCACGCACGAGGGTTCCGTCGCGCTCAGCGGTTTCATCCAGGGCGTCGGGTACACGATCGGCGCGCTCGGCCCGCTGTTGGTCGGCGTGTTCCACGAGCTGAGCTCGGGCTGGAGCCTGCCGCTGCTCTTCCTCATGGCGACGGCCGTGGTCTGCGCATTCGCCGGATCGGTGGTCGCGCGCCCGCACATGCTGGAGGACGGCCCGGCCCACCGCTGAGCCGCGCGCCGCAGCCGCAGCCGTCGCGGCGGCTGTTGCTAGGCGACGAGGGCGGCGCGGTGGATCAGCGCGGCGGCGCCGATGAGGGGGCCGTCACCGGAGAGCCCGGACGGCACGATCAGCACCCGCGTGACGTAGCCGAACTCGACGCGCTCGGCCACTGCGGCCCTGGCGTGCTCGAACAGCAGCGGGCTCACATGTGAGAATCCGCCGCCGATCGCGACAACGTCGAGGTCGACGAGGCTCGCGGCCGAGGCGATCGCGCGCCCGACGGCTCGGCCGGCCCGTTCGACGGCGCGCACGGCGATCGGGTCACCGGCCAGGACGGCCGCGGCGAGCTCCTCGCCCGTGCTGCCGCTCCAGCCCTGGGCGTTGGCCCACTCGACCGTGCGGGGGCCGGACGCGACGGCCTCCAGGCAGCCGAGGCCGCCGCAATGGCAGGGGTCGTCGTGCCCGCCGATCTCGACGTGGCCGATGTGGCCGGCGTTACCGCTCGGGCCAGGCACGGTGTGGCCGCCGAGCACGAGGCCGCCCCCGACACCGGTCGAGACGATCATGCCCATGACGTTGTCGTAGCCCTGGGCCGCCCCGACCCAGTGTTCGGCGAGCGTGATGCAGAGGCCGTCCATGCGCAGGGTCACCGGGATGCCAGGCAGCACGGGGTGCACGGTGTCGGCGACGAGCTCGCGCAGCGGATAGTCACGCCACACGGGCAGATTCAGCGGAGACACCCGCCCGGCGCCGAGGTTGATCGGGCCGGCCGCACCGATGCCGACGCCGCGCACCAGGCCCGCGTCAAATGCGGCATCCGGCCCGCTCAGCATGGCGAGAACACCGCGGATCGCGGAGCGCACGCTCTCGGCGAGCTCCTCCGCGCTCTGCCCGCGCCCGGTGGGGAAGCGGTGGCGGCTCGACGGAAGGACGGCGCCGTGCTCATCGACGAGCGCGGCTTCGACCTTGGTGCCGCCGATGTCAAGGGCGATGGCGAGGGATGCAGGCATGCATCGAGCATAGGGGTGCGCGGCGGGGGCATCCGTCCTGCTCATATGAGCAGAGACGGCTACGAGTGTTGCGATGCGCGCCGCGTCCGGCCTACTCTGGAAGAGAGGAAAGGCGAGTGATGGTCGAGAGCGACGAACTGTTGTCGATCCGTGCTGCGGAGCTGTACTACGAAGAGAACAAGACGCAGGACGAGATCGGTTCGATACTGCGTTTGACGCGCTGGAAGGTGGGGCGTCTGCTCGCCCAGGCCAAAGCCAACGGCTTCATCCGCATCGAGATCGTGCACCCCCGGGCACGCCGGCTTCCCGTCGAGCGGAAGCTCCGGGAGAAGCTCGGCCTGAAGGATGCCGTCGTGGTCTCCTCCGCCGGCGTTGCCGACGACGACGAGCTGCAGTCGCGCACGGCGCAGGCCGCCGCCGACTACCTCACCTCGCTCCGCCCGATCCCGCGCACACTCGGCCTCAGCTGGGGTCGCACGCTGCACGACGTCTCCATCCACCTCAAGCAGGGCTGGGCGCCTGGCGTCAACGTCGTGCAGATCAACGGCGGCGTCAGCCTGAACCGGCGTGCAGGCACCGCCGCGACCACGGCCGTCACGATCGCCAGCAAGGCCAGCGGCCAGGCGACTCTGCTGCCGAGCCCGGCCATCCTCGAGCGCATCGAGACCAAGCGGGCCATCGAGGCCGACCGTTCCGTCGCCGCCGTGCTCGAAATGGCGGGAACGGCCAACGCCTACCTGTTCAGCGCGGGAGCGGCCGATCAGAACTCCGTACACGTCGACAGCGGCTACATAACGGCGGAGAATGTCAGCGAGCTCGTGCGCAAGGGCGCGGTCGGTGACGTCATCGGTCGCTACATCGACAGCAACGGCAACATCGTCGACCCCGCGCTCGATGACCGCACCGTCGGGCTCCGGCTCGACGATCTGCGCAACGCCGCGTTGACCATCGCGGTCATATCCGGAGCGGCCAAACACGCCGTGGCCGGGGCCGTCGTGAGCAGCGGGCTCTGCAAGGTCCTCGTGACCGACGAAGACACGGCCAACGCCCTCCTCGGCCAGTAGGCCAGAGCAGCACCCCTCAACACTCAACACAACCGCCCAAACAGTGAGGACACCTCGTGACAGGCACCCAGATCATTCCCACCGAACGCGCGCTCGCGCTCATCGGCGGTGAACCAAGCGACGCGAATCTGCGCCGCTACCTCCACGGCATCGCCGGAGTCGACGCCGTCGGCCTCGAGCAGCGCGCTGCGGCACTCGGCACGCGCTCCATCAAGACCACGTCCAAGGCGTGGGCGCTCGACACCATCATCAA encodes:
- a CDS encoding ketopantoate reductase family protein, with product MRIAVIGAGALGGTFAALLSRAGHEVEVTARGAQLSAIRERGIRLSGGFGVANARVAASETLSARPDLVLLCTKAQDAEEALVQNAAALEGAAALDGGGGLDGVPVIVVQNGLDGVQTAERVLPNSECFGLLVIIAANYTTPGEVRVTTAAPSYLGRGTGPADAETLRWRGVLAEAAPVIAQSNFVGAQWTKLIVNMLNGLPAITGLTVQEVVAHRGLRIALTRSMREAVQVGIASGVRFGSLQRLSDARLRLFAHMPLWLGQLLPLSMKRRMGNVPNLGSTQQSLRRGQRTEIDYLNGAVERAGLVAGVATPVNAAITALVHEVEQSGEFLSAAHAIGRINAFG
- the truB gene encoding tRNA pseudouridine(55) synthase TruB, encoding MSSSGILLLDKPQGWTSHDAVARTRRLAGTRKVGHAGTLDPMATGLLVLGVESSTRLLTYVVGLDKEYLATIRLGAASTTDDAEGELIGAVPAARAADIDEAAIAAGIERLSGDIEQVPSSISAIKVDGKRAYALVRAGEEVQLKSRAVTVSEFELLGSTVVDGYLDLEVRVVCSSGTYIRALARDLGDDLGVGGHLTALRRTRIGPFSVADAGELDSIDVATALIPPADAAARLFERLELSEQQAIDLGHGKRIEVDAAQRGSTQPITTPGALRAAIAPDGRLVGLLELRGADGSIGKSVVNFPSDVVAGA
- a CDS encoding bifunctional riboflavin kinase/FAD synthetase produces the protein MRIFSGVEQVPADWARSAVSIGKFDGVHAGHRALIDAMLRAADAETLASVVVTFDRNPLALLAPDDCPTALVSIRQKLDLLAGTGVDATLMLSFDAALAALPAEDFVRLILVDTLHAARVLVGHDFRFGARGAGNVELLRSMGAELGFAVDVIDDVHPDGDRRISSTWIRELLDSGDVAGASRLLGHIPTVRGEVVHGAARGRELGYPTANLAAESEGLVPADGVYAGWLVDDGVRFPAAISVGNNPTFEGVPHKQVEAYVIDEDLDLYGHCVEVEFAERIRGMVAFTGIEPLIEQIGDDVEKARALLATA
- a CDS encoding MFS transporter; translated protein: MTDQAARPLWAGRTLALLGILLVALNLRTAVAALSPIAAEITQDIPLSPIALGVLGMLPPVCFALFGILSPVFTRRFGLEPVLIAALVAIVVGHTLRGLSVSLPMLLLGSAITFAGLGVGNVLLPPLVKKYFPDRVGLMTTLYATALSVGTFIPPLFAVPVAEAAGWQFSLGMWAVFGMLALLPWVTLMIGHRTRGAELPEEARPELLVRVWRSSLGWSLAVVFATSSLNAYAMFAWLPALLVDTAGQTPAEAGAMLSLYAAMGLPAALVIPVLAARLRHIGVLVYLGVAFFIVGYLGLLLVPAELTWLWVALAGLGPLIFPLSLVLINLRTRTHEGSVALSGFIQGVGYTIGALGPLLVGVFHELSSGWSLPLLFLMATAVVCAFAGSVVARPHMLEDGPAHR
- a CDS encoding ROK family protein — protein: MPASLAIALDIGGTKVEAALVDEHGAVLPSSRHRFPTGRGQSAEELAESVRSAIRGVLAMLSGPDAAFDAGLVRGVGIGAAGPINLGAGRVSPLNLPVWRDYPLRELVADTVHPVLPGIPVTLRMDGLCITLAEHWVGAAQGYDNVMGMIVSTGVGGGLVLGGHTVPGPSGNAGHIGHVEIGGHDDPCHCGGLGCLEAVASGPRTVEWANAQGWSGSTGEELAAAVLAGDPIAVRAVERAGRAVGRAIASAASLVDLDVVAIGGGFSHVSPLLFEHARAAVAERVEFGYVTRVLIVPSGLSGDGPLIGAAALIHRAALVA
- a CDS encoding sugar-binding transcriptional regulator, producing MVESDELLSIRAAELYYEENKTQDEIGSILRLTRWKVGRLLAQAKANGFIRIEIVHPRARRLPVERKLREKLGLKDAVVVSSAGVADDDELQSRTAQAAADYLTSLRPIPRTLGLSWGRTLHDVSIHLKQGWAPGVNVVQINGGVSLNRRAGTAATTAVTIASKASGQATLLPSPAILERIETKRAIEADRSVAAVLEMAGTANAYLFSAGAADQNSVHVDSGYITAENVSELVRKGAVGDVIGRYIDSNGNIVDPALDDRTVGLRLDDLRNAALTIAVISGAAKHAVAGAVVSSGLCKVLVTDEDTANALLGQ